A genome region from Jeongeupia sp. HS-3 includes the following:
- the ftsW gene encoding putative lipid II flippase FtsW, which translates to MKAIFYRALKRIRPSMAAYDQALLWCVLLLLTIGLVMVYSSSIAMAEVDKDTGFRSTYFLIRHAIFLVVGMAAAVLAFSISTKTLQRYAPLLFIFGVLLLILVLVPGVGREVNGSRRWLGLVVINLQPSELMKLIVCFYAADYTVRKAAFLGGDFWPSITKGLLPMLLVMLVVGWLLLLEPDFGAFAVITAIAMGLLFLGGFNWRLFAGLIVLLGIGFVGLIASSPYRRARVLGFLDPWQDPYGKGYQLSHSLIAFGRGEWHGVGLGASVEKLSYLPEAHTDFLMAIIAEEFGFLGVAVVIALFAFLVYRCFMIGVQAAKLDRAYQALVAQGIGIWIGVQSVINIGVNMGLLPTKGLTLPLLSFGGSGIVANLLALGVVMRIDYENRQMMRGRKV; encoded by the coding sequence ATGAAAGCGATCTTCTACCGGGCCCTCAAGCGCATCCGCCCTAGCATGGCCGCCTATGATCAGGCGCTGCTGTGGTGCGTGCTCTTGCTGCTGACCATTGGTCTGGTGATGGTCTATTCGTCGTCGATCGCGATGGCCGAAGTCGACAAGGACACCGGTTTCCGCAGCACTTACTTTTTGATCCGGCATGCGATCTTTCTCGTCGTCGGCATGGCCGCGGCGGTGTTGGCCTTTAGCATCTCGACCAAGACCTTGCAGCGATATGCACCGCTGTTATTCATCTTTGGCGTGCTCTTGCTGATTCTGGTGCTGGTGCCGGGCGTCGGACGCGAGGTCAACGGCAGCCGGCGCTGGCTGGGGCTGGTGGTGATCAACCTGCAGCCATCGGAGCTGATGAAGCTGATCGTCTGCTTTTATGCCGCCGACTACACGGTGCGCAAGGCCGCGTTCCTCGGCGGTGACTTCTGGCCCAGTATCACCAAGGGCCTGCTGCCGATGCTGCTGGTGATGCTCGTCGTCGGCTGGCTGCTGCTGCTGGAACCGGACTTCGGTGCCTTTGCGGTGATTACCGCGATCGCGATGGGGCTGCTGTTTCTGGGCGGGTTCAACTGGCGGCTGTTTGCCGGGCTGATCGTGCTGCTGGGTATCGGTTTTGTTGGTCTGATCGCCAGCTCGCCGTACCGGCGTGCCCGCGTGCTGGGCTTCCTCGATCCGTGGCAAGACCCGTACGGCAAGGGTTATCAGCTGAGTCACTCGCTGATCGCCTTCGGCCGCGGCGAATGGCATGGCGTTGGTCTCGGCGCCAGCGTCGAAAAATTGTCCTACCTGCCCGAAGCGCATACCGACTTCCTGATGGCGATCATCGCCGAGGAGTTCGGCTTCCTTGGCGTTGCCGTCGTCATCGCGCTGTTTGCGTTTCTGGTGTACCGCTGCTTCATGATCGGCGTGCAGGCGGCCAAGCTCGATCGCGCCTACCAGGCGCTGGTGGCGCAGGGCATCGGCATCTGGATTGGCGTGCAGTCGGTGATCAACATCGGCGTGAACATGGGCTTGTTGCCGACCAAGGGGCTGACCCTGCCGCTGCTGTCGTTCGGCGGTTCGGGCATCGTCGCCAACCTGCTGGCGCTGGGTGTGGTCATGCGCATCGATTACGAGAACCGGCAAATGATGCGGGGGCGCAAGGTATGA
- the rsmH gene encoding 16S rRNA (cytosine(1402)-N(4))-methyltransferase RsmH produces MNFIHRTVLLNEAVDALNLRADGIYVDGTFGRGGHSRLILSRLGPNGRLIAFDKDLHAIAEAKSIDDPRFTIVHDGFAALATSLDALNVPRIDGVLLDLGVSSPQLDDGSRGFSFRFDAPLDMRMDTTRGMTAADWLNSADEKDIAEVVKDYGEERFAKQVAATIVAGRGERPLSTTGELAALVARAVRTREPGQDPATRTFQAIRIFINRELEELALILPQALARLSVGGRMSVIAFHSLEDRIVKRFMQDQSKHDLPDRLPIRAADIPPPPLRIIGKPIRASADEVKQNPRARSAILRVAEKTEAAS; encoded by the coding sequence GTGAACTTCATCCACCGAACCGTCCTGCTCAACGAAGCAGTCGATGCGCTGAATCTTCGCGCGGACGGCATTTATGTCGATGGCACCTTCGGGCGCGGCGGTCACTCGCGACTGATCCTGTCAAGGCTTGGCCCGAACGGCCGGCTGATTGCCTTCGACAAAGACCTGCACGCGATCGCCGAGGCCAAGAGCATCGACGATCCGCGTTTCACCATCGTTCACGATGGTTTTGCGGCGCTGGCAACATCGCTTGATGCGCTGAACGTGCCGCGCATCGATGGCGTGCTGCTCGACCTGGGCGTGAGCTCGCCGCAACTGGACGACGGCAGTCGCGGTTTCAGTTTCCGCTTCGACGCCCCCCTGGACATGCGCATGGATACCACGCGCGGCATGACTGCCGCCGACTGGCTCAATAGCGCGGATGAGAAAGACATTGCGGAGGTTGTTAAAGATTATGGCGAAGAGCGGTTTGCTAAACAGGTTGCAGCAACGATTGTTGCAGGTCGCGGCGAGCGGCCATTGTCCACAACCGGTGAACTTGCCGCGCTCGTGGCGCGCGCAGTCCGTACCCGTGAGCCGGGCCAGGACCCGGCGACGCGTACCTTCCAAGCTATTCGGATTTTCATCAATCGCGAGCTTGAAGAGCTCGCGCTGATCCTGCCGCAAGCGCTGGCACGCCTCAGCGTCGGCGGGCGCATGTCGGTGATTGCGTTTCATTCGCTTGAAGACCGGATCGTCAAGCGCTTCATGCAGGATCAGAGCAAGCACGATCTGCCCGACCGCTTGCCGATTCGCGCCGCCGATATCCCGCCGCCACCGCTGCGCATCATCGGCAAGCCGATCAGGGCCAGTGCCGACGAGGTCAAACAGAACCCCCGTGCCAGAAGTGCGATCTTGCGGGTGGCGGAAAAAACCGAGGCGGCATCTTGA
- the mraY gene encoding phospho-N-acetylmuramoyl-pentapeptide-transferase, whose protein sequence is MLLWLTQWLGESIRAFNVFNYITLRAVLATMTALTISWVLGPWVIKKLTDMKVGQAVRSDGPQTHLVKAGTPTMGGTLILLSIGLTTLLWGDLSNKYIWLTLVVTMATGIIGFVDDYKKVALKNPKGLSARAKMFWQSAIAIGAGLFLVNIGQLPSQTGFIIPFYKEILYPFGAIGFCVLTYFVIVGTSNAVNLTDGLDGLAIMPTVLVSGAFCIFAYVAGNIKFATYLGVPHVPGAGELVIFCAAMAGAGLGFLWFNAYPAEVFMGDVGALALGAGLGTVAVIVRQEIVLLIMGGVFVVEALSVMIQVASFKMTGKRVFRMAPLHHHYELKGWKETQVVVRFWIITMLLVLVGLATLKLR, encoded by the coding sequence ATGCTGCTTTGGCTGACGCAATGGCTCGGCGAATCGATCCGTGCCTTCAACGTCTTCAACTACATCACCCTGCGCGCGGTGCTGGCGACCATGACCGCGCTGACGATTTCATGGGTGCTTGGCCCGTGGGTGATCAAGAAGCTGACCGATATGAAGGTCGGCCAGGCGGTGCGCAGCGACGGCCCGCAGACGCATCTGGTCAAGGCCGGCACACCGACGATGGGTGGCACGCTGATCCTGCTGTCGATCGGCCTGACGACGCTCTTGTGGGGCGATCTGTCCAACAAGTACATCTGGCTCACGCTGGTCGTGACCATGGCCACCGGCATCATCGGTTTTGTCGACGATTACAAGAAAGTCGCGCTCAAGAACCCCAAGGGCCTGTCGGCCAGGGCCAAGATGTTCTGGCAGTCGGCGATCGCGATCGGTGCCGGGCTGTTCCTCGTCAATATCGGCCAACTGCCGTCGCAGACCGGCTTCATCATTCCGTTCTACAAGGAAATCCTCTACCCGTTCGGGGCGATCGGTTTTTGCGTATTGACCTATTTCGTCATCGTTGGCACCAGCAACGCCGTCAACCTGACCGATGGCCTCGATGGCCTGGCGATCATGCCGACGGTGCTGGTTTCCGGTGCGTTCTGCATCTTTGCTTACGTCGCCGGCAACATCAAATTCGCCACCTATCTGGGCGTGCCGCACGTGCCGGGCGCCGGCGAGCTGGTGATCTTCTGCGCGGCGATGGCCGGCGCGGGGCTGGGTTTCCTGTGGTTCAACGCCTATCCGGCCGAAGTGTTCATGGGCGACGTTGGCGCGCTGGCGCTCGGCGCCGGCCTCGGCACGGTCGCGGTGATCGTGCGGCAGGAAATCGTCCTGCTGATCATGGGTGGCGTGTTCGTGGTCGAGGCACTGTCGGTGATGATTCAGGTCGCCAGTTTCAAAATGACCGGCAAGCGCGTGTTCCGGATGGCGCCGCTGCATCATCACTACGAATTGAAGGGCTGGAAGGAGACACAGGTTGTGGTGCGCTTCTGGATCATCACCATGCTGCTGGTCCTCGTCGGCCTGGCAACGCTGAAGTTGCGCTGA
- the murF gene encoding UDP-N-acetylmuramoyl-tripeptide--D-alanyl-D-alanine ligase, protein MMLTLHAAAQAVGGALHGDPALVFARVTTDSRDIRAGDLFVALRGERFDGHDFADTALAQGAAAVLVETDGGDNRIVVADTLAALGALASHWRDVISPKVIAITGSNGKTSVKEMLAAILAAHAGADAVLATRGNLNNHIGVPLTLLSLRAQHRFAVVEMGMNHTGEIDYLTHLARPDVALVNNAGAAHLAALGSVEGVARAKGEIFAGLAAGGTAIINADDEYAPLWRELAAGHPQLGFGLDECADVRGVAVTTGALASTFTLATPQGRAQLTLDVPGLHNVRNALAATAAALALGIQLVNCTAGLAAYHGVKGRLERKTAASGALLIDDSYNANPDSMKAAIDVLVRIGVEQHKRTLLVLGDIGEVGADAPERHAEVGAYAKQAGVQQLFTLGTHMAKAATAFGSTHFDSIGALLAVLTPEVGADTVVLVKGSRFMRMERVVDALINEQGNN, encoded by the coding sequence ATGATGTTGACGCTGCATGCTGCTGCGCAGGCCGTCGGTGGCGCCCTTCATGGCGACCCGGCGCTGGTGTTCGCGCGTGTCACCACCGACAGCCGCGATATCCGCGCAGGCGATCTGTTCGTTGCGCTGCGCGGCGAGCGTTTCGACGGCCACGATTTCGCCGATACCGCCCTGGCGCAAGGCGCCGCCGCAGTGCTGGTTGAAACCGACGGTGGCGACAACCGCATCGTCGTGGCCGATACGCTGGCGGCGCTCGGTGCACTGGCGAGCCATTGGCGTGATGTGATCTCGCCCAAGGTGATCGCGATCACCGGCAGCAATGGCAAAACCAGCGTCAAGGAAATGCTCGCTGCGATTCTGGCTGCGCATGCCGGCGCCGATGCGGTACTGGCGACACGCGGCAATCTGAACAACCACATCGGCGTACCGCTGACGCTGCTGAGTCTGCGCGCGCAGCACCGTTTTGCCGTGGTCGAAATGGGCATGAATCACACGGGCGAGATCGATTACCTGACGCATCTGGCCCGCCCCGATGTCGCGCTGGTCAATAACGCCGGCGCCGCGCACCTGGCCGCGCTGGGCTCGGTCGAAGGCGTCGCCCGTGCCAAGGGCGAAATTTTCGCCGGCCTCGCTGCCGGCGGCACTGCAATCATCAATGCCGATGACGAATATGCGCCGCTGTGGCGTGAACTGGCTGCCGGCCATCCGCAGCTTGGCTTCGGTCTGGACGAGTGCGCCGATGTGCGCGGCGTGGCTGTCACCACCGGTGCGCTGGCGAGCACTTTCACGCTGGCGACGCCGCAAGGGCGCGCCCAGCTGACGCTGGATGTGCCGGGTTTGCACAATGTCCGCAATGCGCTTGCCGCAACCGCCGCCGCGCTGGCGCTGGGTATTCAACTTGTGAATTGTACCGCTGGCCTTGCCGCGTATCACGGCGTAAAAGGCCGGCTCGAGCGCAAAACGGCCGCCAGTGGCGCGCTGCTGATCGACGACAGCTACAACGCCAATCCCGATTCGATGAAGGCCGCGATCGATGTGCTGGTACGCATCGGAGTCGAGCAGCACAAACGCACCTTGCTGGTGCTTGGTGATATCGGCGAGGTCGGTGCCGACGCGCCAGAACGGCATGCCGAAGTCGGTGCCTATGCCAAACAGGCCGGCGTGCAGCAGTTGTTCACGCTCGGCACGCATATGGCGAAGGCCGCGACGGCATTCGGTAGTACGCATTTTGATTCGATCGGGGCACTGCTCGCAGTGCTGACGCCTGAGGTGGGCGCGGACACGGTGGTGCTGGTGAAAGGATCGCGCTTTATGCGCATGGAGCGCGTCGTCGATGCGCTGATCAACGAACAAGGGAATAACTAG
- the murD gene encoding UDP-N-acetylmuramoyl-L-alanine--D-glutamate ligase codes for MDFNGKHVIVVGLGVTGLSCVRWLKRHHARVTVADSRDTPPSLDTLTAELPDVATRFGAFSDATFADAELLVVSPGVPLATPEIARAIERGVEVAGDVELLARAIRGSGARVLAITGSNGKTTVTSMVGKACEQAGLKTVIAGNIGLPVLDALSEWEGRSSNPDIWVLELSSFQLETTSSLTADAAVVLNVTEDHLDRYSGMRDYAQTKARIFNGLGVMVLNREDGWCRGMAQPGRNIVWFGTDAPRNPSEYGLVADGDDVALKLGERTLMKASELPVAGLHNAANALAALALTRAIGLPSALTIAALKTFKGLPHRVEFVAEKAGVSYYDDSKGTNVGATEAALKGMSQPVVLIAGGDGKGQDFRPLKAACERICRAVVLIGRDGPQIADVLNEATSQLVEANDDDEAFLPVLQVPTLEMAVQMAANFAETGDIVLLSPACASLDMFRNYHHRAEVFIAAVRGLEG; via the coding sequence ATGGATTTCAACGGTAAACACGTGATCGTGGTCGGCCTGGGTGTCACCGGGCTGTCGTGCGTACGCTGGCTCAAGCGCCACCACGCGCGCGTCACCGTCGCCGATAGTCGCGATACGCCGCCGAGCCTGGATACGCTGACGGCCGAACTGCCCGATGTCGCAACCCGCTTCGGCGCGTTCAGCGATGCGACCTTCGCCGACGCCGAACTGCTCGTCGTCAGTCCCGGCGTGCCGCTGGCAACGCCCGAAATCGCCCGGGCGATCGAACGCGGTGTCGAAGTCGCCGGCGATGTCGAACTGCTGGCGCGGGCGATTCGCGGCAGCGGCGCGCGCGTGCTGGCGATTACCGGCAGCAACGGCAAGACCACGGTCACCAGCATGGTCGGCAAGGCGTGCGAGCAGGCCGGCCTGAAGACGGTGATCGCCGGCAATATCGGTCTGCCGGTGCTCGACGCGCTGAGCGAGTGGGAAGGCCGCAGCAGCAACCCGGACATCTGGGTGCTGGAGCTGTCGAGCTTCCAGCTCGAGACGACGAGCTCGCTGACCGCCGATGCCGCCGTGGTGCTGAATGTCACCGAGGACCATCTCGACCGCTACAGCGGCATGCGCGATTACGCGCAGACCAAGGCGCGCATTTTCAACGGCCTCGGCGTGATGGTGCTCAACCGTGAAGACGGCTGGTGCCGCGGCATGGCGCAGCCGGGTCGCAATATCGTCTGGTTTGGCACCGACGCGCCGCGTAATCCGAGCGAATACGGCCTCGTTGCCGATGGTGACGACGTGGCGCTCAAACTGGGCGAACGCACGCTGATGAAGGCGAGCGAGCTGCCGGTCGCCGGCCTGCATAACGCCGCCAATGCGCTGGCCGCGCTGGCGCTGACCCGCGCGATCGGCTTGCCGAGCGCACTGACGATTGCCGCGCTCAAGACGTTCAAGGGCTTGCCGCACCGGGTCGAGTTCGTCGCCGAGAAGGCCGGCGTCAGCTATTACGACGACTCCAAGGGCACCAATGTCGGCGCGACCGAAGCGGCGCTCAAGGGCATGAGCCAGCCGGTGGTGCTGATCGCCGGTGGCGACGGCAAGGGTCAGGATTTCCGTCCGCTCAAGGCGGCGTGCGAGCGCATCTGCCGCGCGGTGGTGCTGATCGGCCGCGATGGCCCGCAGATTGCCGACGTACTCAACGAAGCAACGTCGCAACTGGTCGAGGCCAACGACGACGACGAAGCCTTCCTGCCCGTGCTGCAGGTGCCGACACTGGAAATGGCGGTGCAAATGGCCGCCAACTTCGCCGAGACCGGTGACATCGTGCTGCTGAGCCCGGCGTGCGCCAGCCTCGACATGTTCCGCAACTACCACCACCGCGCCGAAGTGTTCATCGCCGCAGTGCGGGGCCTTGAGGGCTAA
- the ftsL gene encoding cell division protein FtsL — protein sequence MTRLNLFLLAVLIACSLSVTTSQFNARKLYGELQKEDQATRKLDVEWGQLQLEQSTWAMHSRIESEATSKLSMQLPAANRTQVILPQGQVVARPKQSLAE from the coding sequence TTGACCCGCCTCAATCTCTTTTTGCTGGCCGTGTTGATCGCCTGCTCGCTGTCGGTGACGACCAGCCAGTTCAACGCTCGCAAGCTGTACGGCGAGTTGCAAAAGGAAGATCAGGCGACGAGGAAGCTCGACGTCGAATGGGGCCAGCTGCAGCTTGAACAAAGCACTTGGGCGATGCATTCGCGTATCGAATCCGAGGCCACCAGCAAGCTGTCCATGCAGCTGCCGGCGGCCAACCGTACCCAGGTGATCTTGCCGCAAGGGCAGGTCGTCGCGCGGCCAAAGCAGTCTCTGGCAGAGTGA
- a CDS encoding penicillin-binding protein 2 gives MNRMIPPTQARKRYSPQLKLERWRVWFVMAGLIGLFVILLGRGLWLQVINDEFLQGQGEARYARTLRLEANRGMITDRNGEPLAISTPVQSIWASPRSIALLPAGETRPSGWEPDNDKDPVPLSQEEVASLAKALGVPVADVVKKLSDPRKNNKGEVIQDKDGKPSRPDFTWLRRQMNPQDAKNVMALNIPGVYAQAEYRRYYPAGEIMAQIVGYTNIDGRGQEGLELARDKLLSGQTGSRTVIRDRRGYIVEDISTIIPPKDGETLALSIDRRIQYLAYRELNKAVTDFEAVGGSIVVLDARTGEILALANSPSYNPNSRERIDPAKKRNRAITDLYEPGSTLKPFTIAAAMQAGTINAKTTFNTSPGALSMGGFTIKDTHNYGMLTPEGIIVHSSNIGSLKVALSMPRETQWNMLNAVGIGQRPGLSFPGESAGKLRPFKTWYPIEQGTMGYGYGLSVSLMQMAKAYQIFATDGIEHPVSLIKQPAPMPGKQVISPELARTIRGYMEKVTQPGGTATRAQVVGYRVAGKTGTARKQSGGGYTEKKYVGSFVGLAPVSNPRLIVAVMIDEPNIKKSIYGGAVAAPVFSSVVAGTLRLQGIAPDAPTTNILLPDSRNNGEDEAWVP, from the coding sequence ATGAACCGGATGATTCCGCCGACCCAAGCGCGCAAGCGCTACAGCCCGCAGCTCAAACTTGAGCGCTGGCGGGTCTGGTTCGTCATGGCCGGGCTGATCGGCCTGTTCGTGATCCTGCTCGGCCGCGGTCTGTGGCTGCAAGTCATCAACGATGAGTTCCTGCAGGGTCAGGGCGAGGCGCGCTATGCCAGAACGCTGCGGCTCGAAGCCAATCGCGGCATGATCACCGACCGCAATGGCGAGCCGCTGGCGATTTCGACGCCGGTGCAGTCGATCTGGGCGAGTCCGCGCAGCATTGCGTTGCTGCCGGCAGGCGAGACGCGCCCGAGCGGTTGGGAGCCCGACAACGACAAGGATCCGGTGCCGCTGTCGCAAGAGGAGGTCGCGAGTCTGGCGAAGGCGCTGGGTGTGCCGGTGGCCGATGTGGTGAAGAAGTTGTCCGACCCGCGCAAGAACAACAAGGGCGAGGTCATCCAGGACAAGGACGGCAAGCCAAGCCGGCCCGATTTCACCTGGCTGCGCCGGCAGATGAATCCGCAGGACGCCAAGAACGTGATGGCGCTGAACATTCCCGGCGTTTACGCCCAGGCCGAATACCGCCGCTATTACCCGGCCGGTGAAATCATGGCGCAGATTGTCGGTTACACCAATATCGACGGTCGTGGTCAGGAGGGGCTGGAGCTGGCGCGCGACAAGCTGCTGTCCGGGCAGACCGGCAGCCGCACGGTGATCCGCGATCGTCGCGGTTATATCGTCGAGGATATCTCGACCATCATTCCGCCCAAGGATGGCGAAACGCTGGCCTTGTCGATCGACCGGCGCATTCAGTACCTCGCCTACCGCGAGCTGAACAAGGCAGTGACCGACTTCGAAGCGGTGGGCGGCAGCATTGTCGTACTCGATGCGCGCACCGGTGAAATCCTCGCACTGGCCAACTCGCCGTCGTACAACCCGAACAGCCGCGAGCGCATCGACCCGGCCAAGAAGCGCAACCGGGCGATTACCGACCTGTACGAGCCGGGGTCGACGCTGAAGCCGTTCACGATTGCCGCCGCGATGCAGGCCGGCACCATCAATGCCAAAACCACCTTCAACACCTCGCCCGGCGCGCTGTCGATGGGTGGCTTCACCATCAAGGACACGCATAACTACGGCATGCTGACGCCCGAAGGCATCATCGTGCATTCGAGCAACATCGGTTCGCTCAAGGTCGCGCTGAGCATGCCGCGCGAAACCCAGTGGAATATGCTCAACGCCGTCGGTATCGGTCAGCGTCCGGGCCTGAGTTTCCCCGGCGAATCGGCCGGGAAGTTACGGCCGTTCAAAACCTGGTACCCGATCGAGCAGGGCACGATGGGCTACGGCTATGGCTTGTCGGTCAGCCTGATGCAGATGGCCAAGGCGTATCAGATCTTTGCCACCGACGGCATCGAGCATCCGGTCAGTCTGATCAAGCAGCCGGCACCGATGCCCGGCAAGCAGGTGATTTCGCCCGAACTGGCTCGGACGATCCGTGGCTACATGGAAAAAGTGACCCAGCCGGGCGGCACCGCGACGCGGGCGCAGGTGGTCGGTTACCGCGTGGCCGGCAAGACCGGTACCGCGCGCAAGCAAAGTGGCGGCGGTTACACCGAAAAGAAATATGTCGGCTCCTTCGTCGGCCTGGCGCCGGTATCGAATCCGCGGCTGATTGTCGCGGTGATGATCGACGAACCGAACATCAAGAAAAGCATTTACGGCGGCGCCGTTGCCGCGCCGGTGTTCTCCAGCGTCGTCGCCGGCACCCTGCGCCTGCAGGGCATTGCGCCGGATGCGCCCACCACCAACATCCTGCTGCCCGACAGCAGAAACAACGGCGAGGACGAAGCATGGGTCCCCTAA
- a CDS encoding UDP-N-acetylmuramoyl-L-alanyl-D-glutamate--2,6-diaminopimelate ligase, which translates to MGPLSWPLPALDFAAIDALAASRRVVADSRRVQAGDVFLAFQGEYADGRQHIQAAIDAGAAAVLWEAEDFVWQPSWQVANLAIPQLRAQAGNVASHLLGNPSAVQTVIGITGTNGKTSIANWLAQAFNRLGHPTGVLGTLGNGVYPALVSSTHTTLDPVSLQHWLAQFRDAGADHVAMEVSSHGLAQARVHGVAFDIAVFTNLTRDHLDYHGTLEAYGAEKARLFVWQGLRAAVINADDAFGRELLATTSAPQVLSYGIDAGDIRATRLSATLAGLELDVVTPVGKATIKSTLIGRFNAYNLLACLGVLLAADVPLADAVAALEAIESAPGRMQRLGGGTQPLIVVDYAHTPDALDKALTTLREAMPAKGRLYCVFGCGGDRDRGKRPLMGNIACRLADTTVMTSDNPRTESPQQIIDDIVAGVAGVDGTGLANYSIESDRARAIAATIELAGANDVVLIAGKGHETYQEIMGVRAHFDDVEQARAALARKAS; encoded by the coding sequence ATGGGTCCCCTAAGCTGGCCACTGCCTGCGCTCGACTTTGCCGCGATCGATGCGCTGGCCGCATCTCGCCGCGTCGTGGCCGACAGTCGCCGGGTTCAGGCCGGCGATGTGTTCCTCGCTTTTCAGGGCGAGTACGCTGACGGCCGCCAGCACATTCAGGCGGCGATCGATGCCGGTGCCGCTGCGGTGTTGTGGGAGGCCGAAGATTTCGTTTGGCAACCGTCGTGGCAGGTCGCCAATCTGGCGATCCCGCAGCTGCGCGCGCAAGCGGGCAATGTGGCGAGTCATCTGCTCGGTAATCCGAGCGCCGTGCAGACGGTGATCGGCATTACCGGCACCAATGGCAAGACCTCGATCGCCAACTGGCTGGCGCAGGCATTCAACCGGCTCGGTCACCCCACCGGCGTGCTCGGCACGCTCGGTAACGGCGTCTATCCGGCGCTGGTATCGTCGACGCATACGACGCTTGACCCGGTCTCCCTGCAGCACTGGCTGGCGCAATTTCGCGACGCCGGTGCCGATCATGTGGCGATGGAAGTCAGCTCGCACGGGCTGGCGCAGGCGCGCGTACATGGGGTGGCTTTCGATATCGCGGTGTTCACCAACCTGACCCGCGATCATCTCGATTACCACGGCACGCTTGAAGCCTATGGCGCCGAGAAGGCCAGACTGTTTGTCTGGCAGGGTTTGCGCGCGGCGGTGATCAACGCCGATGACGCTTTCGGTCGTGAGTTACTGGCGACGACGAGCGCGCCGCAGGTGCTGAGTTACGGCATTGATGCCGGCGATATCCGCGCCACCCGCCTGTCGGCCACGCTGGCCGGACTCGAGCTGGATGTCGTCACGCCGGTCGGCAAGGCAACGATCAAATCAACCCTGATCGGCCGCTTCAACGCCTACAACCTGCTTGCCTGCCTTGGCGTGCTGCTGGCGGCCGACGTGCCCCTGGCCGATGCCGTGGCCGCGCTTGAAGCGATCGAATCGGCGCCGGGGCGGATGCAGCGGCTTGGCGGCGGCACGCAGCCGCTGATCGTCGTCGACTACGCCCACACGCCCGACGCGCTCGACAAGGCGTTGACGACCTTGCGCGAAGCCATGCCCGCCAAGGGGCGGCTGTATTGCGTCTTTGGCTGCGGCGGCGATCGTGATCGCGGCAAGCGGCCGCTGATGGGCAACATCGCCTGCCGCCTTGCCGATACCACCGTGATGACCAGCGACAATCCGCGCACCGAGAGCCCGCAACAAATCATCGACGACATTGTTGCCGGTGTTGCCGGTGTCGACGGCACCGGGCTGGCGAACTACTCGATCGAGTCGGACCGCGCACGCGCGATCGCCGCGACCATCGAGCTGGCCGGTGCCAACGATGTCGTGCTGATCGCCGGCAAGGGGCATGAGACGTATCAGGAAATCATGGGCGTTCGAGCGCACTTCGACGATGTCGAACAAGCGCGTGCCGCCCTGGCGAGGAAAGCATCATGA